Proteins encoded together in one Halothermothrix orenii H 168 window:
- a CDS encoding mannose-1-phosphate guanyltransferase, with protein sequence MKGVIMAGGQGSRLRPLTCNLPKPMVPVMNYPVMEYIITLLKNYGIKDIAVTTYYLPNKIESYFGDGSKWGVNLHYFVEKEPLGTAGSVANARDFLDEPFMVISGDAITDFDLGEAISFHQEKGASATIVLARVKTPLDYGVVITDERGRIVRFLEKPNWGQVFSDTVNTGIYVLEPEIFDLYDKGINFDFSKDLFPLMLEKNWNLYGISLKGYWNDIGSLEEYINTNFDFFKGEIDLPLEACCVLDNNIWLQDGVEIDETAELEGPLFIGEGTRIGKGARVANSIIGRNNYIQPHASIKKSILWDNNFVGANAEIRGAVITENVVVRERGSIFDLAAVGEKVVIGEESKVAPGIKIWPEREIESRVEVRDNIVWRPRWQKKLFTNTGVIGEGNIDITPEFVTRLAVAFASTIDRNKSITVSSDTYGLTSALKRAVISGIQLAGRNVLELGEITTAVARYGIINMQAGGGIHIRLSYNNPEKVVLEFMNEKGVNLPAPDQKRVEKKFFTEDYNRAPVNDIGDYALVPEMVNEYLYGILDTVDTEAIKRNYFSVVIDYEYDSLNHLLPLLLKRLNCQMLSTRNYSRTGRPLSLQERLEARDKVSRILNENEADLGIIVDHNAERLNLVAGNKQVLDPFKYQVMLSYLLLERGVKKLFVPFNSPKVIENIADDYDADVVYTPLAPQVSMEKYMVYEHNPFKFYPFNDAIAALVLILEKMAVENISFEQLLNRLPEFYLERVEIPCEWHDKGRVMRRLAEEARDNTELVDGIKFNHRNGWALVIPDNEEPVFHIFAEGQDEETAESLTGFYIEKVKRLIDKDN encoded by the coding sequence TTGAAAGGTGTAATTATGGCCGGCGGGCAGGGTTCGAGGTTACGTCCGCTAACATGTAACCTACCCAAGCCCATGGTTCCTGTGATGAATTATCCGGTTATGGAATATATCATAACCCTTTTAAAAAATTATGGCATAAAAGATATTGCTGTCACAACTTATTATCTTCCGAACAAAATTGAGAGTTATTTTGGTGATGGTAGTAAATGGGGGGTAAACCTCCATTATTTTGTTGAAAAAGAACCCCTGGGGACAGCCGGAAGTGTTGCTAATGCCAGGGATTTTTTAGATGAACCTTTTATGGTTATAAGTGGTGACGCCATTACAGATTTTGACCTGGGAGAAGCAATTTCCTTTCATCAGGAAAAGGGGGCTTCAGCTACTATAGTTCTGGCCAGGGTTAAAACCCCACTGGATTATGGGGTGGTTATTACCGATGAAAGGGGTAGAATAGTCAGATTTTTGGAAAAACCAAACTGGGGGCAGGTTTTCAGTGACACCGTCAATACCGGAATATATGTCCTGGAGCCCGAAATTTTTGATCTCTATGATAAGGGTATTAACTTTGATTTCAGTAAAGACCTGTTTCCTTTAATGCTTGAAAAAAACTGGAACTTATATGGAATTTCACTTAAAGGTTACTGGAATGATATTGGGAGTCTTGAAGAGTATATCAACACCAATTTTGATTTCTTTAAAGGAGAAATTGATTTACCGCTTGAAGCCTGTTGTGTCCTGGATAACAATATCTGGCTTCAGGATGGGGTTGAAATAGATGAAACGGCTGAACTGGAAGGTCCACTCTTTATTGGGGAAGGGACCAGGATTGGTAAAGGGGCCCGGGTAGCAAATTCAATAATAGGACGTAACAATTATATTCAACCCCATGCTTCCATTAAGAAAAGCATTCTCTGGGATAATAATTTTGTTGGTGCCAATGCTGAAATCAGGGGAGCAGTAATTACAGAAAACGTGGTAGTCAGGGAACGGGGTAGTATTTTTGACCTGGCTGCCGTCGGGGAAAAGGTAGTAATCGGTGAAGAGAGCAAGGTTGCTCCCGGTATTAAAATCTGGCCTGAAAGGGAAATTGAGTCCAGAGTAGAGGTTAGAGACAATATCGTCTGGAGGCCCCGGTGGCAGAAAAAACTATTTACCAATACCGGGGTTATAGGGGAAGGGAATATCGATATTACCCCTGAATTTGTAACCAGACTGGCGGTAGCATTTGCCTCGACTATAGATAGAAATAAAAGTATAACGGTAAGTTCAGATACATATGGACTGACCAGTGCATTAAAAAGGGCGGTTATTTCCGGGATTCAACTGGCAGGGCGAAATGTCCTGGAGCTCGGGGAGATTACTACAGCTGTAGCCAGATATGGGATTATTAATATGCAGGCAGGAGGCGGTATTCATATCCGGTTAAGTTATAATAATCCTGAGAAAGTAGTTCTGGAGTTTATGAATGAAAAAGGGGTAAATTTACCGGCTCCGGACCAGAAAAGGGTTGAAAAAAAGTTCTTTACAGAGGATTATAACAGAGCTCCTGTAAATGACATAGGTGATTATGCCCTGGTTCCAGAAATGGTAAATGAATATTTATATGGCATTCTCGATACAGTTGATACTGAAGCCATTAAACGTAACTATTTCAGTGTGGTGATTGACTATGAATATGATAGTTTAAACCATCTCTTACCCCTGTTATTAAAAAGACTAAATTGTCAAATGTTATCTACCAGAAATTATTCCCGGACCGGTCGACCTTTAAGCCTTCAAGAAAGGCTGGAAGCAAGAGATAAGGTTAGCAGGATATTGAATGAGAATGAGGCAGATCTGGGGATTATTGTTGACCATAATGCTGAAAGATTAAATCTTGTTGCCGGAAATAAACAGGTACTGGACCCCTTCAAATACCAGGTAATGCTTTCTTACCTGTTGTTAGAAAGGGGAGTCAAAAAATTATTTGTTCCCTTTAATTCTCCCAAGGTAATTGAAAATATAGCCGATGATTATGATGCCGATGTTGTTTATACTCCTCTGGCCCCCCAGGTTTCCATGGAAAAGTATATGGTTTATGAACACAACCCATTTAAGTTTTATCCCTTTAATGATGCCATAGCTGCTCTGGTATTAATCCTGGAAAAAATGGCAGTGGAGAATATATCTTTTGAGCAATTACTCAACCGCCTTCCCGAGTTTTACCTGGAAAGGGTTGAAATACCCTGTGAATGGCACGACAAGGGTCGGGTTATGAGGAGGCTGGCTGAAGAAGCCAGGGACAATACTGAACTGGTTGATGGTATTAAGTTTAACCATAGAAACGGCTGGGCCCTGGTTATACCCGATAATGAGGAACCAGTCTTTCATATCTTTGCCGAAGGTCAGGATGAAGAAACAGCCGAGAGTTTAACCGGTTTTTATATAGAAAAGGTAAAAAGGTTAATAGATAAGGATAATTAA
- a CDS encoding glycosyltransferase family 4 protein yields MKVLMLSWEYPPVSFGGLARHVQDLSEALVEQGHQVYVITQGSSDTSEKEEINGVRVLRTAPVQVNANNFVDYILQLNFQILEKAFGLMPGGIDIIHGHDWLVFWSSKVMKHALKKPLVYTIHATEYGRNHGIYNDMQRYINDLEWYSCFEAWRVIVCSDYMNQEVKNLFQLPSDKVIKIENGVDPEKYKARCTPEFRQKYADPSEDIVFYVGRMVREKGVQVLIRSIPEILKERPETKFIIAGKGPNLEHLKSLAAHIGVSDRIYFTGFVSDEVRNKLYQAADIAVFPSLYEPFGIVALEAMATKTPVVVSNTGGLSEFVTHNQNGVKVNVNDPHHLAREVIDLLKEKNRAKKLARNGYKMVEEEYSWKKIAGKTARVYRNVLSEYENSNWNKNKERTYIKNEEDSPVYRYLFKRKFS; encoded by the coding sequence GTGAAAGTTCTGATGCTTTCCTGGGAATACCCGCCGGTAAGTTTCGGTGGTTTAGCCCGTCATGTTCAGGATTTAAGTGAAGCCCTTGTTGAGCAGGGACATCAGGTCTATGTTATAACCCAGGGTAGTAGTGACACCTCTGAAAAAGAAGAAATAAATGGTGTTAGAGTCCTCAGGACAGCCCCGGTTCAGGTTAATGCCAACAATTTTGTCGACTATATTTTGCAGTTGAATTTTCAGATTCTGGAAAAGGCTTTTGGTCTTATGCCCGGGGGGATAGACATCATTCATGGCCATGACTGGCTAGTTTTCTGGAGTAGTAAGGTTATGAAACATGCCCTTAAAAAACCGCTGGTATATACCATTCATGCTACTGAATATGGACGCAACCACGGTATTTACAATGACATGCAGAGGTATATTAATGATCTTGAGTGGTATTCATGTTTCGAGGCCTGGAGGGTTATAGTCTGTAGTGATTATATGAATCAGGAAGTTAAAAACCTCTTCCAGCTTCCTTCTGATAAGGTTATCAAGATTGAAAATGGGGTAGACCCGGAAAAATATAAAGCCAGATGTACCCCCGAATTCAGACAAAAGTATGCTGACCCCAGTGAGGATATTGTTTTTTATGTTGGTAGAATGGTCAGGGAAAAAGGAGTTCAGGTTTTAATCAGGTCTATACCTGAAATATTGAAGGAACGGCCGGAGACAAAATTTATTATTGCCGGGAAGGGTCCCAATCTGGAACATTTAAAATCTCTTGCTGCCCATATAGGGGTAAGTGACAGAATATATTTTACCGGGTTTGTCAGTGATGAAGTCAGAAATAAACTTTATCAGGCAGCAGATATTGCTGTATTTCCAAGCCTTTATGAACCCTTTGGGATTGTGGCCCTTGAAGCTATGGCTACAAAAACACCTGTAGTTGTCAGTAATACCGGAGGCCTCAGTGAATTTGTCACCCATAACCAGAATGGAGTTAAGGTTAATGTTAATGATCCACACCACCTGGCCAGAGAAGTAATAGACTTACTTAAAGAAAAAAACAGGGCAAAGAAGCTTGCCAGAAATGGTTATAAGATGGTTGAGGAAGAATATAGTTGGAAGAAAATTGCCGGTAAAACGGCCAGGGTTTACCGGAATGTCCTGTCAGAATATGAGAATAGTAACTGGAATAAGAATAAAGAAAGAACATATATTAAGAATGAAGAAGATTCACCGGTTTACAGATATCTGTTTAAAAGAAAGTTCAGTTAA
- a CDS encoding glycoside hydrolase family 57 protein: MSKGFLALILHAHLPFVRHTDGEGKLAEDWLYEAITETYIPLLNIMERLHKKGVNFRLTLNISPSLASMLDDELLQKRYLNHLENLIELSEKEIERNSNTPRVKKLAEMYNYLFKEARYVFHEKYKNNILKGFKKFQELNRLEIITSAATHGYLPLILTEKAVNAQVATGINTYERIFGQKPKGFWLPECAFKPGIDAILADKGIRYFISSTHGILYATPRPRYGVYSPVYTPNGVAAFGRDVETSKQVWSANEGYPGDFDYREFYRDIGFDLDYDYIKKYLPDGIRKHVGIKYHRITGKSDYKELYDPDRAREKAAEHAANFIFNRQHQIKYLSQVMDRKPVVVAPYDAELFGHWWFEGPQWLEFLLEKIHYDQEDFTTITPSEYLDLYPRNQVAMPAESSWGYKGYHEVWLNGSNDWVYRHLHEAELKMITLADKYNHLEDKDNIFYRALNQMARELLLAQSSDWAFIIKTNTMVEYAIMRTKKHLFNFRKLSNQVEGKNLDKDFLSNLEKSNNIFPEIDFKIYNQNINKGWDLKEGISG, from the coding sequence TTGTCTAAAGGATTTTTAGCTCTAATTTTACACGCCCATTTACCTTTTGTTCGCCATACTGATGGTGAAGGAAAACTTGCTGAAGACTGGTTATATGAAGCTATAACAGAAACTTATATACCCCTTTTAAATATAATGGAAAGGCTTCATAAAAAAGGGGTTAATTTTCGTTTAACCCTGAATATTAGCCCCTCACTGGCTTCTATGCTGGATGATGAACTCTTACAGAAGCGCTACCTCAACCACCTCGAAAACCTGATAGAACTGAGCGAAAAGGAAATAGAAAGAAACAGTAACACACCCCGGGTTAAAAAACTGGCTGAAATGTATAATTACCTTTTCAAAGAGGCCCGGTATGTTTTTCATGAAAAATATAAAAATAATATTTTAAAAGGTTTTAAAAAGTTTCAAGAGCTAAACAGGCTGGAAATAATTACTTCAGCAGCAACCCATGGTTACCTGCCTTTGATTTTAACCGAAAAAGCCGTCAATGCCCAGGTGGCAACAGGTATAAATACCTATGAGCGTATTTTTGGACAAAAACCAAAGGGGTTCTGGTTGCCGGAATGTGCCTTCAAACCTGGAATTGATGCCATACTGGCCGATAAAGGTATAAGGTATTTTATTAGTTCTACCCATGGCATCCTTTATGCAACACCAAGACCCCGTTATGGGGTATATTCACCTGTTTATACACCAAATGGAGTTGCTGCCTTTGGTAGAGATGTAGAAACCTCAAAACAGGTCTGGAGTGCCAACGAAGGTTACCCCGGTGACTTCGACTACCGGGAATTTTACCGGGATATCGGTTTTGACCTTGATTATGATTACATAAAAAAATACCTCCCTGATGGTATCAGGAAACATGTCGGAATTAAATACCATAGAATAACGGGCAAAAGTGATTATAAAGAGCTTTATGACCCCGACAGGGCCCGTGAAAAAGCAGCAGAACATGCCGCCAACTTTATATTTAATCGCCAGCACCAGATTAAATACCTGAGTCAGGTTATGGATAGAAAACCTGTAGTTGTGGCCCCCTATGATGCTGAATTGTTTGGACACTGGTGGTTTGAGGGGCCACAGTGGCTTGAATTCCTTTTAGAAAAAATACACTATGATCAGGAGGATTTTACAACAATTACTCCCTCTGAATACCTTGATTTATACCCCCGCAACCAGGTCGCCATGCCCGCTGAATCAAGCTGGGGTTATAAAGGATATCATGAAGTCTGGCTCAATGGCAGTAATGACTGGGTTTACCGCCATTTACACGAGGCTGAATTAAAAATGATCACCCTTGCCGATAAATATAACCACTTAGAAGATAAAGATAATATATTTTACCGGGCCCTGAACCAGATGGCCAGAGAACTCCTTCTGGCCCAGAGCAGTGACTGGGCCTTTATTATAAAGACCAATACCATGGTCGAATATGCAATTATGAGAACAAAAAAACACCTTTTTAATTTCAGGAAACTCTCAAACCAGGTAGAAGGTAAAAATCTTGATAAAGATTTTCTCAGTAACCTGGAAAAAAGTAACAATATTTTTCCCGAAATTGATTTCAAAATATATAACCAGAATATTAATAAAGGATGGGATCTAAAGGAGGGTATTTCAGGATGA
- a CDS encoding DUF4912 domain-containing protein: MIKNTNIFLSEGKLRERRFRMMDIYLNILIILFALIAFFIYYLLTTENKNRRKQRIIKSQNELEVADELNPKSSFTGNSSDSKNKINTSNNNRYNLPSSYNKTFIRLFSRDPDWLYTYWEVSNDEYYNNQPLLRIYNKHNGDYKDIEISHDTQDWYISNIEPENTYQVVIGYQNNGTFFPLAESNTVTTPPNQPSSIIDEEWMLIEELDSYSYRVNVGSISFVKGFEKKKIEKELEADSYTIYEENRNKPH, translated from the coding sequence ATGATTAAAAATACTAATATTTTTTTATCTGAAGGGAAACTTAGAGAAAGGAGGTTTAGAATGATGGATATATACCTTAATATTTTAATAATTTTATTCGCACTTATAGCCTTTTTTATATATTATCTCCTCACTACAGAGAATAAGAACCGGAGGAAGCAAAGGATCATTAAAAGTCAAAATGAGTTAGAAGTTGCGGATGAACTTAACCCTAAAAGTTCTTTTACAGGAAACTCCTCTGATAGCAAGAATAAGATCAATACAAGCAATAACAATCGCTACAATTTACCCTCCAGCTATAATAAGACCTTTATTAGACTTTTTTCACGGGATCCGGACTGGCTTTACACTTACTGGGAGGTAAGTAATGATGAATATTACAATAATCAACCTCTGCTCAGGATTTATAATAAGCATAACGGTGATTATAAGGATATTGAAATAAGCCATGATACCCAGGACTGGTATATTTCCAACATTGAACCAGAAAACACCTATCAGGTCGTCATCGGATACCAGAATAATGGTACCTTCTTCCCTCTGGCTGAATCAAATACAGTTACTACTCCTCCCAATCAACCTTCATCAATTATTGATGAAGAATGGATGTTAATTGAAGAACTCGATAGTTATAGTTACCGGGTAAATGTTGGTTCAATATCTTTTGTCAAAGGTTTTGAGAAAAAGAAAATCGAAAAAGAACTGGAAGCAGATTCATATACCATCTATGAGGAAAACAGGAACAAACCCCATTAA
- a CDS encoding carbohydrate-binding protein, which produces MSHNDQGIEVNPTPMTAGETVQVRYNGLLARSGAEEVYLHYGFGTDKHWDEVKDIKMSKVRDQFQTNIDVETDKRFIFCFRDNAGNWDNNNGRNWSFEVHNGSLY; this is translated from the coding sequence TTGAGCCATAATGATCAGGGGATTGAGGTAAACCCTACACCAATGACAGCAGGCGAGACTGTTCAGGTCAGGTATAATGGCCTTCTGGCCAGATCCGGGGCAGAGGAGGTATATCTACATTACGGATTTGGAACTGATAAACACTGGGATGAAGTTAAAGATATAAAAATGAGTAAAGTAAGGGACCAATTTCAGACAAATATTGATGTAGAAACTGATAAGAGATTTATCTTCTGTTTTCGGGATAATGCAGGAAACTGGGATAATAACAATGGTAGAAACTGGAGTTTTGAGGTTCATAACGGGAGCCTTTATTAA
- a CDS encoding glucodextranase DOMON-like domain-containing protein: MKKHINIIVISLLILTLIVFSIEKVQSEDVLLYEITDPAGDDYGPGNYRYPTNGDFHPFEGLFDITRFRITEKGDYYFFDFKFSKITNPWQSENGFSLPLIELYIDNQQGGDVKLFEPGANVELCPDYPWDVFLKISGFWVRAFNPSDRDKRKELQAEILSLQQLEKNPWDVNDSSLTVTGNTITLKIKRDIVGPLDKAYLYILIGGFDPFGPGHFREVVSNTASWRFSLNSSGKLDYAPRVIDVILPEGMKQEEVLGNFNNDFPVIYPLKIGGKSISWISGYKKYLIYLVFLLIIYTGVTLNKKYFSKHNKV; this comes from the coding sequence ATGAAAAAACATATAAATATTATTGTTATCTCGCTTCTTATATTAACTCTGATCGTTTTTTCAATTGAAAAGGTTCAGAGTGAAGATGTACTTCTATATGAGATAACAGACCCGGCCGGTGACGATTATGGTCCCGGCAATTACCGGTATCCTACCAACGGGGATTTTCATCCCTTTGAGGGTTTATTTGATATAACCCGTTTCCGTATCACAGAAAAGGGTGATTACTACTTCTTTGATTTCAAGTTTTCTAAAATAACCAATCCCTGGCAGAGTGAAAATGGTTTTTCTTTACCATTGATTGAATTATATATTGATAATCAGCAAGGTGGCGATGTAAAACTGTTTGAACCCGGGGCCAATGTAGAGCTTTGTCCGGATTATCCCTGGGATGTTTTCCTTAAAATAAGTGGCTTCTGGGTCAGGGCTTTTAACCCATCTGATCGGGATAAGCGTAAAGAGTTGCAGGCGGAAATTCTTTCACTTCAGCAGTTAGAGAAGAACCCCTGGGATGTCAATGACTCCAGCCTGACGGTAACTGGAAATACCATAACCCTTAAAATTAAGAGGGACATAGTCGGACCTCTGGATAAAGCTTATTTATATATTTTAATCGGTGGGTTTGATCCTTTCGGTCCCGGTCATTTTAGAGAGGTTGTTTCTAATACTGCCTCGTGGCGCTTTTCTTTGAACTCCTCTGGAAAACTTGATTATGCCCCGAGGGTTATAGATGTTATTTTACCCGAAGGAATGAAGCAGGAGGAAGTACTGGGTAACTTTAATAATGATTTTCCAGTTATATATCCCCTGAAGATAGGCGGTAAATCTATCTCCTGGATCAGTGGTTACAAAAAATATTTAATCTATTTAGTATTTCTACTAATAATATACACCGGTGTAACCCTGAATAAAAAGTATTTTTCTAAACATAATAAGGTGTAG